CGAGCATTGCGTCTGATCTGCATTCCCCTCTGTCTACAGTAACCtttcgcctccccccccccccccccccactgatcaGTTATCTGTCTACCTCTACACTCTGCATCCaaacctttgaggaagagacgtcCTCAgagtttgaaaagaaaacaaaaattggcctcatctctgtcttaagtggagGACCCCTTATTTCTAAACGTCACCCCTTGTTCTTTAGAATCTCCctcaggaggaaacatcctctcctcaccTACCCTGATAGATCTAGTCTGTTTTAATCAAGTCCCTCTCACCTGAGCTGGCTGTCTAACCTTTCCCCATGACAATCCGTCCATTCCAGAGATTAGTCAGTataccttctctgaattgctcaCCATCTCACTTTCCCACCACGCCCTCTGTGCTCTTGCCTTCTTGCTTCTCTACTTCCCCTCCACCAGCCTCCTCTGGTGCCAGCTCCCAACCCTGAAACCAGTGCAGGGCTTCCTCTGTGCCTCATCGAGTGATGCTGAGCTCTCTGTGGCTCGATCCCCCGCTCTCCTTCATCTCGTCTCATTCCCCCACCCTACTCCCCTCCACTTCCATTCCTGCTgtctcacctcccctctcccttcttacCCACTCTGTCCCCTCCCTCCTTGCACTGGACAGAGAACGGAAAGACCGTGGCTGTGACGTGTTCTAACTGGTgtccctctccttcctctccaGATGTTGATGAGTGTAAATCCAGAAATGGCGGTTGTGAGCACATCTGTTCCAATGTAGAGGGCAGTTACCGGTGTTCGTGTCGGCCCGGCTTCAACCTGCTTCCCGACAAACGCCGGTGCAGTGGTGAGTTGGCACTAGGGAACCAGGAGCTTGTGTGCCTGCGGGCTAGGGGAACGGGCAGTCAGCAAGGTTGGGCATCGCCGGCACTTTGGGATCTGGTCCATTGGTACCAAGAGGCAGAGGAAGGGAACAGTTGTCCCAAGGTGAGGATGGAATCTCTGATGCCTGTGTACTGCGCTACATGTGAGACCAGCCCCCACCCCTGGGATCAGGGCGGGACCAGCCCCCACCCCTGGGATCAGGGCGGGACCAGCCCCCACCCCTGGGATCAGGGCGagacctcccccacccctgggaTCAGGCGAGACCACCTCCCACCCCTGGGATCAGGGTGGGACCAGTCCCGGGTTGGGTTGGAGCTGGTATAGTCTGCACTGCAAATTATTGAATGTcacagagcaggagaaggccattcagcccatccagcttaATACCAGCCCTTTCAAAGTATCTTCAGTCACACTCCctactccttccctctctcccctccagtATTTCCCCAATGCCTGTTGAATTGCCTCCCACCGCCCTTTTAGGCAGCATGTCCCAGATCACAGCAACTCGCTGTGTGAaaacactcccctcctcccccctctggtCCTCCTGCTGACCCCCTTCACTCTGTGACCCCTGGtcacccaccctcctgccccggGAAACTGGTTCCAGTATTTACTCTtgcaaaagaaagtaaaaaatctgcaaacattggaaatctgaaacgaaacCAGAAGTGTGGTTCGGGCAGATCTGTGGGGTgaggagcagagttaacgtttcaggtcgatgagtGTACATCAGGAGTGGAAGGTGCCGGTTCAGCTTTAGAGCCACTGATGTGGGAATGGGGTACACTTCCAAGCCAGGCTGGTATGTGACCGCTGCCCCGCTGCCCTGTCCTGTTGGAGCTGTCGTGAGTCTGGGGAGTGTGTGTGCTGCATTCATTGGTTAGTGAGGGCTTCCATGAGGGTGATGTGCTTTGGCATAACAGGTAAAGAGCAGAACATTATTTATTGTACACTGAGCTCAGCTGATTCCTATAATCCTGGGGAATCGTTTCATATATTTTGATGATTGCGATCAATTCAATCAGTCACTTTATTATCTGTAAATCTAATGACAACACCTCTTGTTTCCAGATATAAATGAATGTGCGTTGAATGCTGAGCTCTGTGGATTAGCACGTTGTGTAAACACACCAGGCTCTTACAGATGCAGTTGTGACTCAGGGTACAAATATGAATCTTCATCCAAGAGTTGCCAAGGTAAGCACCTTGCAAACACAGCACTCAAGTGAAGGAACTGACACCAAACCAAGTCCTTAAAGCCATTGATCAGAGCAGTGGAGAGAATGCAGACTGTGGCACTATTCAAACAACAAGAACAttggacctcaagggtagtgaaaACGCCCATAGACCTTTTCAGGGATGACAATATGACGGATGGGTCTTAATAAATGGGAGAGCAGTTTGAGGGGTGGAATGGCCTGCTGCTGCTCTAGGGGTAGcctcagcgccagtgacccaggttcaatcctgacttccgctgctgtctgtgtggtgtttgcacgttctccctgtaatcatgtgggttccctctgggtgctctggtttcctcccacatcccaaagacgggttaattggccgctgtagattgtccatagcgtgtaggtgagtggtggaacctggggggagatgatgggagtgtgaggagaataaaagagAGGGGTTGGGGTAGGTAGTGtgcaatggttggtgtggacccgatcagctgaagggtctgtttccatgctgtgtgactccatgactgtgaCTCTTCTGTCACAGCTGGTGTCCTGGATTTGACTGTGCCCAGCAGCAGAGCTGAATTTGCCTGCAGCTGCCTGCCCTGTCCATCCACAACAAGCTGGGCAGGGGCGGTCTCGCTGGCTGGAACCAGCAGCTGTGGTTGGAGGCCAGCAGTCTCAGTTGTGGTTGTGGGTCAGGCACTACTTCCCGCTGCAGTATTGAGGGTGTGCTACATCTTCAGAAGTACTGTCTTTTAGCTGAGATTTCATCGAGGCCTAGGTGGGTGTTAAAGATCTCGGTATCCTGCCCTGTATCTCTCCCATGCAGCAGAAATGGGGCAGGTGAATCAGGTTGTTATCCaactgctgcttgtgggatcttgctgtgcaaatgTGACCCTCCCAAGTGACGTCACTCAGAAGCAAAGTACGCCATTATCTGTAAAGTGCTTCAGGCTGTCCAGGGATGGTAAAAGGAACAAATATTTAAGTCTATCTTGAGTTTAAAAGATCCAGAGCCCTTTAACTGCACTAGCCCCTTTAACTGCACTAGCCCCTTTAACTGCACTAGCCCCTTTAACTGCACTAGCCCCTTTAACTGCACTAGCTTTCTTTCGTCACATGAAGCCTTTGTTCTGCCGTTCAGATATCGATGAATGTGAAGGTCCTGTCTGTGCAGGGGGATGTGTCAACATGGCTGGCAAGTACTCCTGCTACTGTGATGGGAAGCGGGAATTAAAGCTGGCTGCGGACATGCAGAACTGTGTGGTAAGTTTCTTAGACTTTGTCCCCTGTCTCAAAGGTTGTTAGAGGTGAATCACCATGGGGCCCATGATCTGCACCAATTATTGAGTCAATAATCTATATTTAATAGTTCAGCTCCTCCGAAAaccaagcagtccatgcctgcatgcagcaagacctggacaacatttggGCATGAGCTAGCGAGTGGTATTTGCGCTACAGTAGGGCCAGGCGATGACCATCTCCAGGGAGGGCATGTCATTACTTCccttcagtggcattaccattactgggtgtctcaccatcaatatcctgtggaTCCTGTGGGGTGtatctcacctcctgacaccccacagTCTCCCCATTCTTTTGTTGTGGGGATAAGTACAGCTCCATCAGCAGCACTGGACATTCACCCATCAGTGAGGTCAGAGATCGCGGGGGAACGGTAATAGGTCAGGCTTAGTGCAAGAGGGTTGATGACCCTGTACTTGTGAGAGGTGGTCCTGTGCAAGGAGACGGATGTCGAATCCACACCAAACCTTGGAGGCTGGTTGGTGTCATTGAGATCACAGGCAATGGGCAAGCTCTGAGATAGTTTCTCAAATTACAGatgatttaacatttttgttttcataCATGGGATGTGACTGTTGCTGTCTAATGCAACATTCTTGCCCAGCCCGAATtgctcctttttttaaattaaattttatttacagcgtggtaacaggcccttccagcacaacgagtctgcgctgcccattttaaacccccaaattaacctaccgttacgtctttagaatgtgggaggaaactggagcacccggaggaaacccacgcagacatgggagaacgtacaaactccttaaagacagcgacgggaatagaaccacgatcgctggcgctgtaatagtgtcgcgctaaccgctacgctaccggtCCTTGTACTGAGTGGCTTACTGGGCCCTTTCAGAGGGCACTTAAGGTCAGTCAGATTGCTGTGGTCTGGTGTCACATATAGTCCAGACTGGGTAAACTTGGCAGATTCCCTCTACCATGGGACGTCAGTGAGCCAGGTGGGCTTTTTCATTCATCCAAACTTTTACAGTCACTGTTACTGACTGATTTTTTTATTCCCAACTTATTTAacttaatgaatttaaattctcagcaCGTGGTTCATAACACTGTAGAGTCATTGTGgcacagtaggccattcagcccttctgagTTCATGCCAGCCCCCGCAGAGCAATCTATTCAGTCCCTGCTCTTCCCCCCGTCCCTGCAAATTATTGTCCTCCGTGTCTCTCCGGTTTCCTTTGTAAAGTCTGATCAAATATTTCCACCAGCATTCCATGCAGATGTCCCCCTTCCATACATCCTTTCTCCTCAGTGTACATCTGCTGGTCACTGATCCACTAATGGGAAGCATGGCTCTCTGTAACCCTGCTGAAGGCAGAGCTCTGGAGAAAGTGTCGATCCAGTGGGTTCCACTTCAGTGACTACGTCTCGGTCTGGCGTCTGTGCTACATGGTGAACTTGGTAAGACTTCCTGTTTCAAGCAAGCTGCCATTTTGTCTCCGATTTCAGAATATTTTGCCTTGTGTGTCACTGAATACTGTGAAGAATGAGGGATCCCTGTATCTGGGAAGGTTTTTCCAAGGATTTCCTGTGTTGTATTTTAACTTCAAGAGAAAGCATCAGACAAGGTGAGACTTTGCTCAGTTAAAGAGCCCATTggtggggtgtggaggagggTGCACTATCTGACCTCTGAGTCCACCCGTCCACATAGGAcagtgggtattggtattggagttggtttattattgtcacttgtaccgaggtacagtgaaaaacttgtcttgcatgctgatcatacagatcaattcattagatggtgcattgaggtagtaaagtgtaaaacaataacagagtacagagtaaagtgtcacagctacagggaagtgcattgcaggtagacaatacgcaaggtcataacaaggtagattgtgaggtcaagaatccatctcattgtataagggaaccgttcaataatctgaTCACCgttggacagaagctgtccttgagcctgctggtacgtgccctcagcctcctgtatcttctgcctgatgggagaggagagaagagagaatggtgatgagtttgcttggaattatactattgaaggtggagctgtagtcaataaacgatagtctaacgtaggcgtctttactgttcagatgctccagagatgagtgtagggcctgggagatggtgtccactgtagacttgtttcagcgggaggcgaattacagtgggtcgcGGTTgtctggaggctggagttgatgcgtgccatgaccagcctcttgaagcacttcatgatggtggatgtcagagccactggccggtagtcattaaggcacgttaccttgtttttcttaggtaccgggatgatagtggtcttcttaaaacaggtgggaacctcagactgaagcagggagaggttaaatatggaATTCTCACCCCCTCGCCCTTAGGTCAGGGGTTGGAGGTTGATGGAGTTCTGATGGGTGAAGAGATTTGAGTAGATTAAAGGTTATGGTAGCACTGTGGGGAGATTGAGTTCAGATAtgcatcagctgtgatctcattaaATAATGGCAACAGCCTCCTTTGGGAGAGTTTTATAGCCCTCTACAAGCACAAAAAACGGTGAAGAACATGGAGTCAATTCTATAACCCCcaaatcttatctgatcttaatcATTTTGTCACCAGGGCTGTGACTTCAGCTGCCTGTGGGTATGTtgtggaattccttccttaaaactCCCTGGAACTTTTTCTTCCTCTGAGACATTCCTTAAAATCAGCCTATTTGAACAGGCTTTTCCTCACCTGCCCTGGAGCTCCCGTAAATAGTGAGTAACCCGCTGGGAAGTTGGCTACACTGCCAAGATCAGTTGTTGCGAGGGCACATCCTGTGATCGGGAAaacgtcaccccccccccccccccaggaagtGTCTCCGTCACCCCTGAAACTCCCTTCATTGAGGTCGAGTGTCCCCTTGTTGCAGTTTCACAAGATGGGTTGTGTAAGATTTGCACATAATTTTTCACAAAGCACAAAAATGTCAACAAGTTGCTCAATTCCTGGAGACAGAAGCTTATTGAAGGAGCCTTTAGACATGGTTAGCAAATAGTTTATTTTGATTCCTCCAGCCCGCAACCCCGAGTGGGGCCTGTTGGCACGAGGAGTGGGAATACCGACTCCTGGCCAGGCTCACAGGCCCTGTCTCCAGCTTGCACTAACGAGATCCAATCAAAGTGCCTGGCCCTTCTTCACATCTGTAGTTACATGAGATCGCAGCCCTGGGCCCGGTTCCATTGGGCTGGAGTCCAGGGGATTTGGCAGCAGCTTTCAACACTTTCTTCTTTCCAAGTCATTAGTCTGCTCAAGAAGTATGTTCATGTGAAAGTTGTACACAGAACCAGGAGGCCTTCCAGCCCCTTGAATCTGTCCTACCATTCAGTAGGACTCTGGCTGATCTAAATCCAATCTCCATATCTCTTGATGTTTTCACCCAACAAAAATGATCGTTCTTTGTtttgaacagaacagcacaggaacaggcccttcagcccacactgtctgtgccaaccaccataccaaaataaactaaacctgtctgcctgcacatggtccatatccctccactctgtGTATGTTTATGaatctgtctaaacgcctctatcgtatctgcctccactaccacccctggcaacccgttccaggcacccaccactctctgtgtaaaaacaaacttactttgcacatctcctttaagctttcaatccctcaccttaaatctatgccctctagtatttgacgtttctaccctgaggaaaaaggctttctctaccctatcaatgcctttcataattttataaacctctatcaggtctcccctcagcctccgacgcccaagaggaaacaatctaagtttgtccaacctctcctaatactctctaattcaggcagcatctttgaagcaATAAAGCCTCAGTTTATCCAAAGCTTGTACCCTAACTGGCACTGTGCCCCACTATCCTGGACTTGCTGACCACTCTAGGTTGGACAACACCTTGacttaaaacattttcattgttttcaaattcctttgtggtctctcccctccctgtcactgtaccctctccagccccGGAGTTTGCTCTACTTCTCTAACCTCTAGTTTACCCCCAGTTCCCTTGCCTCCACTGTTACTGTGTCATTGGCTGCCTGCCCTGAGCTCTGGAAACTCTCCTCTCCTGTAATCCTCCATTTTGGCTAAGATTCTTGGTCTCTTTAAGCTGCATGGCATCAGTTTCTGACTGGTTATACTTCTGAGGAGTACCTTGGGACTATTTaccatgttaaaggtgctatctAAATGAGAATGTTAGGTGAAGGACCGAGGACTATCTAACATCCATGTATCATATGATTGGGCAATGGGGACTGTTTACTGATTGGCTGAGAGGTCATGTGACTAAAGCTACATCCAATGGAGATGATGTCCGTGTTCCACTGCAAGCCTGGTGAATTGTGTTCTTACTGGGCAGGTTCTCAGTAGAATTTGACTTCCGCACATTTGACACGGAGGGCACGATATTCCAGGCGGGACATCAGAATAACACATGGATCATGCTAGCTCTGCACAACGGGAAGCTTCAGGTCCAGTATCACAATGCCAATGAAGCCTCAGGAGTCACGACTGGAGGCCCACTTGTGAATGACGGGCAATGGCACACAGTAAGTTCCAACCTGGTCACTTTTCCTTTCACAGGCTGCAATAACATCCTGGTGTTCAACTTGTGGACCTCAGCTGTCCACTCTTTCCTATCATCAgaatgttgtgggttcaaatccaaagacttgagcacaaaatccgaGCGGAGTTTCCCAGTGCATTGCTGAGGGAATGCCACATTGACACAGGTGCTGTCCTTTGAATAAGGTGATAACCCAAGGTGCTGTCAGCTCTCAGGTGGCCCAGGTGTCAGTGGGTTCTCCTAAGTGTCTTGAGGCCAATATTcctaacatcactgaaacaggtgaTCTCATCCTGGGCTCTTGCTGTGTAGTTTGGTTGCTGTGGTTCCTACATTGGCTGTCTCATGGCTACAGAgacttgggttcgatcctgacctctgatgctgtctgtgtggagtttgcacgttctccctgtcaccgcgtgggtttcccccaggtgctccggtttccccccacatcccaaagacgtgcagggtggtaggtgagatggccactgtaaattgcccctcatgtgtaggtgagaggtagaatctgggggagggggattgatgggaatgtgagagagtaggttacagggaaagaagtggggcaatgggattgatggaattgctctgagagctggtatagactcgatgggctgagtgaccTCTGTTATGTGAAAGTTCCAGCAACTACCACCTTTCAAGAATTGTACAGTGTTTCGAgatggtttagaaggatatggagcaaacgcaggcaaatgggatgggtatcttggtcggcacggaccagtcgggctgaagggcctgtttccgtgctgtgtgactctgtgacctgaGGTTGTGGTAGGCGAGtttgaaatatgtctttttgatCAGGGTCGCTGGGTTACTGATCATAATTATTGCCAACAGTTACGGGGCAGTTGTACTTGCAGTTGTCAGCCCCACTCTTGAGGGGGCTCTGTGGGCTGTGTCTCACTTTGCAGTTTTTAAATCAAGAAAATGCTTTCTGTTCCAGATTTCCGTTGAAGAATCAACAAACAGTTTAGTTGTGAAAGTTGCTCGAGAGGCGGTGATGAATATTAACATCCCCCAGAGCCTGTTTCTGAAGATTCCGGGACAGTTTCAGATAGACATCACTGTCGGAGGCCTCTTTACTGGTGCCCAGCTTGTTAAACAGGTAGCTGGCATTGTTTGGTATATCTCCTAATCATCAGCAGTACTCTGTGCCATCTTCAGACTGTCTGGAAGTCACACTATCTATGTGACCTACACCACCTCTGGGGATGGTTGCATGTCTTGTGTGGGGAGTTACAAGTGTCAtgctcaagtcaagttgagtttattgtcatacgtacaagtccatgtgtgcacagatgcaatgaaaaacttacttgcggcagcatcacaggcacaaagcaagAGAGGCacgttcacaagaaaacataaattgaacataaattatacaagaaagaacacaattagaacaaaacaaaacaaaacaaagtccattgtagtgtaaagtggtcacagtgttgctatactgaggtagtgattagggttgtgccggttggttcaaaaaccgaatggttgaagagaagtagctgttcctgaacctggtggtgtgggacttcaggcttctgtacctcctgcccgatggtagctgcgagaagatggcatggcccggatagtggggatctttgatgatggatgttgccttcttgaggcagcacctcctgtagatatcactgatggtggggagggatgtgcctgtgatgtattggtcaGTGATGTATCTGGAGACTGCGTGTTCTGTCTGGGGGTGTCGTGTGTTGTCTGGGGGATTCCCATGTACTGTGGCAGTTTTGGCTGAGTCCCATGTGGTTGCACCTTCTGGGTCCTTGGCTCTGCCTGTACCATGAAGGTTGGGCATTTTGggcagggttggtgttgggaggaGGGGCTTACTTTTGATCATGGACTGACTCGGATCTGATTCACCTTCCTCCAGATTAACCCTAGACTGGACGCATGCCTGCGAGGATGGAATTGGATGAACAGTGAGGACACAATAAGGGAGACCATCGAACATGACGAAAGAATGCAGTGCTTCGCCGAGCTAGAGAGGGGTTCCTACTACCCTGGACATGGCCTGGCTTCATTCCTCCTGAATTACGGTAGACACATTCACCTTCTCTTCATGGTACTAAAGACTCTGGGGATTGAATTGTCAATTCAGGATCTCAATATCACGTGTATGTACAATCatatgaactaggagcaggaataagccaatcAACCCTCGTGCCTTctgtcattcagtgagatcagggttaatctgattgtaacctcaactcagcATTCTTGtgtacccatggtaacctttcacccctcagAGGGGAGGGTACCTGTGGCCCAGACAATTCATCAATTTATTCATCAATGTCTTTAAGTCTAATGGAATGAAACTGGTTCTCTCCCTTTGTTTCTCAGTTCTCATCATTGTTCTTCTTGTCACTGGATCTCAACCCAATTCCAGTTTTAATCCAAACTTTCAAAAGTCACACTTTGCTACACACTTTAATAACCCCTGCTGCCTGCAAAGTTTGGGTTGCAAGTATTGACTGctctttttaaaatgcagatatcCAACTGGGAGCGGACactaggagctgggaggtgaacTTTGCTTTCTCCATCCGCCCGTCTCAAGACACAGGGGTGTTGGTTGCCTTGGTCAATGAAAGCAGTGTCCCACTGTCACTGGCCATCATCGATCTGAACGCCACCACAAAGGTAACCAAAGTGATGACACAATCTAGTTGGGGTTTGAAACTCATGGAGTGGAGATCAGCTCACCTCAGGTTACAGGCTTCTGGTCACTGGAAAATGTTTCCCAGGTGACTGGGGTGGGAACATGCGGCTGAGGCAGTGGGAGACCTCTGGCTCTCAGGCTGGGAAGTTTCATGGGAGAAACTCCAAGAAACTGGCACAAAGGAAGTAATTGCAAGAGGCAGTGAGTTAGCACACTGTGACTGTCCTCTCCTCCTTCAGCCTAGAGTCTTGACGCATCGCAGACCGTTGGGGAAGGGCCTACATTTCCCCCTATCTCAGACGTCCTCTGGGGAAAGTGTTGGGATCTGGGCAGTATCAGCCAATCGACACATTCCTTGTTGATCTTTGGCACAAAATCAGAACCCTCGGACCCACTGGTCCAGCAGTGACTACTGAGAGGGGCATGACTGGATCAGGGCAGTGACACTGGATCTACCCACACCTTCTGCCCTGACAATAAAAGGACCTCTTattcatccagcatggaaacaagtgcTCTGATGGACACAGCAATAAATAGGGCAAGGCCCAGTCAAATGGTTCGAATCATCTGTTCGAGGCCCTTTCCCCCTTCAGAGCACAGACTGGTGCTCATCAAGGCTGGTTTGACTGTGGATTCATCATGATGTGGGTGGTGGACCAAGGCTGATCCTTCTGGGGCAGCACAGACAGATCAGCTCACTGAAACCTGCAGGATCCTGAGAGGGAACTGGGCACTGAGAGGGATGAGGGGCCAAGGAAGAATctcatctctggaactctctccccagagCCGTGGGCACAGTTCACCGCGAGTGTTCAAGGCTGGGATTCGTAGTGTATCAACCAATGAATGGAttagaggggaggggatgggattgGGCAGGATCACAATGAAGTTGGAGCAggtttggtgggctgaatggcctcctgctccttGTCCTTCATTTGGCTCTAGTGTGAGGTGTGGAGTGGAGTTGTCCCCACAGCCAGTGCTGGTTAGAGGTGAGTCTGCAGAGCTTGTGCCCATGGCCACGTTGCTGTGTCACAGATCAGTGCCCAGTGCTGGGAGGGGCATGCACCCACCCACATCTCTCCTGGATCTGCAGAGTCCATGCCCATGGCCACGTTGCTGTGTCACTGATCAGTGCCCAGTGTTGGGAAGGGCGTGCACCCACCCACATCTCTTCCGAATCTGAAGCTCTCTCTCCACCCAGCACACTGTAATCATTCACCCACACCTTTCCTACAATTTAAACGTTCTTCACATTCTGTTCAAACCCCACCCAtggcctctcccctctctcccttcactgCAGCCTGATACCTCCTCCCACTGAAAACACTGCCTCTAATTCCTACCCCGATCTAATTGCTCCCCACTGGCAGCCGTGCCTTCAGTTGCTGCACCTCTCGGCTCCAGAACTTCCCTGAACTTCTCCTCTCCGTCTTTCCTCCTTTTGGGCACTTTTACAATCCGtcccctttgaccaagcttttggatGTCTCCCTATGTGGCTCAGTTTTGAGAATCTGCTTGACCTGGCTCTCGTGAAcctctgtacagctgtaacatgttgCTTGTCTCTCCAGGGTGTCACGTTGGCTATCGAGAATGTGGTTGTTTACCAGCTGGACCGGTTGCTGCTGTGTGCTGGTGATAGACTGTCCATCAAGTTGATTGCTACTGAAGGCCGTATAGTCCTGGAGTCCTCAGGCCTGCTCGGGAGCAGCCCTCTGAAAAGGTCACAACTTGCCGAGCGTCTCAGCACACTCGACCGGTACATGCGGGGATCGGTGCAGACCTATGTGGGTGGAGTGCCAGGTAAAGTCTTTGCACACCTTTAATCTGTTCAAAGTCGAGTGCATCTCTTCAGTCTGCATTACTGTAACCCCATGGCATAATCTTTCAACACTGCTATGTCAACGTTGAAAAAGGGGAAATCCTATGTCAACGTTTTACCTGTCACGCAGTAGTTGCAACCCTTCCACCACTATATGACACTGTTGTACTTCTAGGAGATCAGTTGGAAACAGCTGGTAACCCTCTGGGATGTCCTGTCAGGCCAACTCTTAGTCATAAAGCGGACACAGTCCGGTATGAGATGACCATTCCCGGTCCCCTGCTGTGCTTGTCCTGCCTGTTCCAGTCTGTCTCCAAACCATTGTCTGATGTTCATCCTGTTTTTCATGGCTGGAGATGTCTCCTGGGCTTCTGAAGGGCACTCAGTGAGCAAATGAATatttcccacagctgctgcttcagtGCTAGAGGGAGTGGCGCAGTGCCAGAGGAAGCAGCAACACTGGCACAGTGCCAGAGGAAGC
The sequence above is drawn from the Pristis pectinata isolate sPriPec2 chromosome 11, sPriPec2.1.pri, whole genome shotgun sequence genome and encodes:
- the gas6 gene encoding growth arrest-specific protein 6, which codes for MLSVLTLLLLLSAPGTRQFVSQRAASTFLSRSRRANHVFEETRQGHLERECVEEFCSMEEAREVFENDPETNYFYPKYRECLSRYGPKTKMSSDLETCVHNIPNQCSPVPCHPAGFERCEDLKGAFKCVCKQGWKGVTCSVDVDECKSRNGGCEHICSNVEGSYRCSCRPGFNLLPDKRRCSDINECALNAELCGLARCVNTPGSYRCSCDSGYKYESSSKSCQDIDECEGPVCAGGCVNMAGKYSCYCDGKRELKLAADMQNCVNILPCVSLNTVKNEGSLYLGRFFQGFPVLYFNFKRKHQTRFSVEFDFRTFDTEGTIFQAGHQNNTWIMLALHNGKLQVQYHNANEASGVTTGGPLVNDGQWHTISVEESTNSLVVKVAREAVMNINIPQSLFLKIPGQFQIDITVGGLFTGAQLVKQINPRLDACLRGWNWMNSEDTIRETIEHDERMQCFAELERGSYYPGHGLASFLLNYDIQLGADTRSWEVNFAFSIRPSQDTGVLVALVNESSVPLSLAIIDLNATTKGVTLAIENVVVYQLDRLLLCAGDRLSIKLIATEGRIVLESSGLLGSSPLKRSQLAERLSTLDRYMRGSVQTYVGGVPDVPITAAPVTAFYQGCMDVYVNDHALDLDKAQYKHNDIRSHSCPLPNTAP